In Meles meles chromosome 2, mMelMel3.1 paternal haplotype, whole genome shotgun sequence, the sequence TTTCTGCTGTGTCCACTCCCTCTGGGCCAAGATATCCAAGGCCCCAGAGGCTGGTGACGGGGACTGTAACTGTCCCTTTCGTTCAGAAGGCAGGTGATGGTGACTGTGGAAGCAGGCTTGTAATTGGGGGGGATCTCGGAGGGAAGCCCCCATGTAGGGAAGCAGAGCTCACATCTCAGCTCTGGGCTCCGAGGTCTAAGCGCCCCCAGGacggaaagagaagggaaatgctGGACGTGGATGTATTTACCTAAAGAGATGAGCAGGAGGGCGAAACTCTCACCTCCAAACCTCCTTCTCACCTTCCTGAGCTAGATCAATCCACAAAGTTGtctgccacccctcccccgcccccagacaAGCCCTAAGGCCACCTCCTGGCCACCTCCAACTGTCCAGCTCCAGCacctggctcccagctccgccCCGGCTCCCCACAGCGGGGCTCAGGGCCCTGTTCAGCCTGAACTGGCCTGGGgagtgcggggtggggggagccttgTAACTGGGGGGGTCCAGGGTTGCGACCATACTTGAATCGTACTGTCAAACTGGAAGGGTTCTTCGAGATTCTTCATCTGGTCCAGGCTCCTGCTCACTGATGAGGCCCAGGGATGGTCTCAGTTAGTGAGTAGCACGTGACTCGGACAAGGTACCGGGTACCCAGACTCCCAGTCCAGTGCTCAGCATTTTCTAAGCATGCCCCACCCTGTCCTGCTCCTCTGCTTTCATCCAGGCTGGTGCCCCTGATGATTTCCATTTTCTATATTGGCTCACTTTCTGCCCGATTTAAACTGCCCCTTCGAGGAAATGCCCGAGTCCACCTGTCTGCTGTGGCTGGTGCCAGCTCTGGCTCCCTTCTCTGGGTAGCCTGAGACCTCACCCACGTGTCTGCCTGCTCCTAGCTCCCGGTAGGGTGCTCAGAGCTACCTCCTCCCGCCCTCACTCCTGGGATGACAGGTGGGAATGGACCCATGGAGGATGTAGTTCAAACTTGGGGTGGACCCAATGAATTAAGGAGTCGGGTGTGGGGAGTGCCACCTAGCGCTGTCTGGGCCCCAGTTTTCTAAGCCCGAGTGCCTGGTTCTTatcggtgggggaggggctcgTTGTCACCGGCTAGCCCCCCAGCCAGGCCTGGGTCTCCATGGTAACAGATGCCAGCAGTCAAGCTTGGCCTTGGGGCTCAGCCAGGGGCCTGTGCCGGGGGACTCTAGGGCATGGGTGGGTAGCCTATTTTATGGTGTGATGCCTGCTCCCTGTCCCTTCCCATTGTGCCCCTACAGGCCCGGCCTCCTGACTCAGCTTGCTCCTTTACCCCTATGGGAAGGCCAGTGCTGGCTTCCAAGAGGGGAGGCAGCATGGAGAGTGTCCATGGACTTTATCCCCATCCCTGTGCCCTGTCCGCTATGGGCTGTGTGTCCTATGGCgatcccttcctttctctggtcCCACTTCCTAATTTGTAAAAACGAAATGGCCATTACCAATGTTGTCAAAACTGCCACCATGGGCATCAGCTGAGGTGGACACTCCCTGAAAATTATCAAGGACCAAAAGAATGGGAGCAAGGGGCCTAGATCCTCTTATGTGGCCCAGACTCAGTTTACCTACATTTTGACCCAGTCTCTCCCTTGACTAGAGGGAGCTGGGAGGCAGAAGGTAGGGTTCATTAACATTTATGGGGGGAGGTGGCAGGAGGTGATAAGGGAAGTGAGAAGTAGCCCGGGCTGCATTGGTTAATCCCCACCCCCTAGTGCCAAGTTCAACACCCCCCAACGGAGGCGTCTCACGCCTGCTCCTTCTAACAGCCCAGCTGGTGCAGACACAGCCCGCAGAGCCCACCTGCAGACCTGCCACTTGTCACCACCTGCTTCGACCCCAGCTCACCCTTCTCCTGTTGAAAAACAgaagggctggagctggggcagggcaaAAGACAAATGGACCCTTCCAAGACGGGGAGCCCTCCATCTTTGCCGCTCTATCCCTGCTGCCGGCCAGCACCGGGAGATCAAATCTGCGGGCGTAGCTGTCCGTGTAGCTGTCGCCTGCCCTTCTGTGCAGACTCAGGGTGGAGCCAGGCTGCTGGGGCGTTTGCCAGGGGTGAGGTGGAGGGAGGAAGTACCTGTGAGAACCCCAGCTGGGCTAGAAGTGGCCGGGGCTGCCCATCCCAACTACCAGACCTCATTCTAATGACTGCTTTCCGTTCAGGAGACTTCCTAGCACTCAGGCTGCtgtgtgctttctccctctctgccaaagtGGTTAGAGAGCTCTGGGGCCAGACGACCTGGCGGgaaccctgcccccccccccccgctctggGGCCTTGGGGGCCCGTTGtgtcacctctctgggcctcatcttCCAGGTCTGAGAAACAGGGCTTAACGGTGCCCAGTGCCTACTTCCTGCAATCGGGCAGCCTTCTCTTTGTTCAGATCTCCAAGCTTGCTCTGCCGCAGGCCCTTTGCATTCTTGGCCCCTGCTTCTCGGAGTGTCCTTCTGCCAGCGACTCCTGGTGCCTGCCACCCCCTTCTTGTCGCTCTTGTCCTTTGAGGGACTTCCTCTCATCGCCTAATAGTACTTCTCCAGCCTGGGAAGTGGCCTGTTTCACTTCCTCCAAAGCACTGGACAGTAACTGACATTTTGTTGTTGGCTTTTGTTTCCATGAGACTGGAGGGGACTTAAATGTGAAGAATTTGTCTCCTCTGTCCTGTGTCACTGTGGCATGAAGCCATGGAAAATGCCTGCAGCCCACCATCCTGGGGCCAGATGTAAACTGATGTCCCTTAGCACTGTCTAGGTAACCCGAGGTCAGTGGCTCATTCTCATTTGTTAGAGGGTGGGGTGATGCCCACATCTGTCCCAGGGGATGTAGACAGCAAAAAGCAAGAAGGCTAGCCCTACCCTCCTCCATCTCTTCTGGCtttgagagaaactgaggctgaacacagacacacaagcCTGGTTGCTGACCTTCCTGTGCCAGCCTCTCACCTTCGGGGACCCTGCCTCTGGATCCTGGAGAGAGGCAAGACCATCTCCCCACTGGCCTACTTTAGGTTTTGTTGgtaggggtgtgggggagggccTGCGAGCATTAAGCCCAAGTAGGGGGCCATCTGTGTGTCATGATGGGTGACCCAGGCTTTGGGTCATTCACCCCCTTGCTAGTCCGAACACTTTGGGGAGCCCTGTTCTGTGGTTCTGGGAGCTGTCCTGGGAGAAGCCTCCTCACACGGGAGTTAAGAGTGTTCACCCGTCCACCCCCTGTGAGAGACCCTCTACAACCTGCCTCACTCACGTGTCCCGCCTGGAAGGGTCTCCTCGGAGGTGCAGGCCTCTGGGCTCTTGCCTGACACAGAGCTTCACACAAATGAGCAGGAGCCCACCCTGAACAGGAGGCAAGCCTGGGAGTGCACAGCTAGCATCCCCCCTCCTGGGTTCCACCAGATGTCCTGTGTATTTGACAACCGACAGACGTGATCAGGGCCAGGAGAGAACCCCAGGCTAGTCTGACGGTGGAGGGGGGGGTGGGCAAGGCCCTTTCTGGCAGGGTGGGCGGCTCTCTCCCTTTGGTTTGGTACCTGGAAAACCGGCCAGCCACAAGGGTGTGTGGACACAGGAAGCCCTACACCAGCTGGATCTCCGTCCCTCAGGCCGGAGCCAGAAAGCTGAAGCTGGGTAAGGGGTTGAGACACTTGGTTTTCCCCACAGcaaaactggggggaggtgggagtttGAGGGAGAGAAGAGCAGCGCAGAACCCAGCTGGCGCATGGCCGCCCTCTGCCGGGCACACAGGCTCACTGCAGCCAGCAAGAAGGAGGGCCCCTGCGGACAGATGGCAGAAACAAGGTCCTGGCAAAGCAAACTTTATTGTGGCCCTGAGGTTGGAGTTTTCCCTCCAGGTCCTGCTGAAACTTGCGTTGGACTGAGGGTCTCTTGTGTCACCCCCAATAGCTCCATCCCATTCAGACTCAGATGGAGAGAGGCTGGTGGTGGCGGGGGAACCTGCAGAACATGCCGAGGAAGGCAGGCAACCCTGCACGGTGCTCTAGCTGGCTCTCCCTTCGTCACTGCAGCCAGGACCCTCCTGGCCCCTCATTTCTTGGATCCAGGCTTTTTAGGTTTGAATGTGGGTTTGGCctacagagagaagggagggtgtCCATGTCCCACTCCCTCCATCTGCCcgtgtctccccacccccctttcttCTCATACTCACCTTTTTCACAGGACTCTTGTCTTTAAGACTGGATCTGGAATTGGGTGGGgcggagcagggagggggagtgggtgggaaggagagagtgCTCAGCCGGACACCAGTCGCACAGACCCTCTTCATGCCCACTGGCAGAGTCGGGGGCTGCAGAATTCACCTCTCCACCTGTCACCTGCTGGGGACCACTCTGACTCGCTCTTATTCTAAATAAGATGTCTTGTTCTTCTCCGGTTTccatctgctttcattttttatcaCAAATAGGTCTTTTTCATCATAAAAGTAATGTTTAACTAAGTGCCACAAAATATAGCAAATAGAGattgttacttattttatttccctaCCAGTATTAACATTTTGGTGTTTCCTTTTGggctttttgctttgttttcttttaaaaacatgtgaAATAACATGAAAGTAACTTACTATCCTGtcttttttaattctagaaaCACTTTCCAGGATGCTATATTCTTCGTAGACATAGGTCACATTCCATTGGGAGAATGAGACATAGCTTAATCAGCTCGTACATTGGTTGACATTTAGAATGCTTCCATTTTTACTACTACTTAAATAATGCCTACCTCGGTGCCTATCATTTTACAAAATCCCATATTTTGGATGGGATCCTTGGGAAGGAATTGCCATAGTGGAATTAGGTCAAAAGGTAAGAATACTTTCATGCTTTTCCAAGAGGTGTGGCAGCCAGCAGGGGACTCGTACCCGTGTGCACATAGGCCAGGCTCTTTCTGGCCCCATGCACCCCCATTACAAGATTTTGGCCAAGTTAATAGATGGAAAGAGTTACCTCActgcctcctcttctttttccaccttttttttctgGGAACCAAACAGCGGTGTTGGGCCAGTTAGTATGGGGCCCAGGGCCAGAGCAGATGCCCGCTGGGCACCTGGGCTGAGCACCCAGGCTGAGCAACTGGCGGCCCTGCCCAGGCTTCAGCACACTCAGGCACACTCCGTGCAAAGGGCCTGGCTGGGTTTCTGAGGAGCCTCTGGGGGTCCCTTCCCTCACCTTGGCAACACTAGTCTGCTTCTGGGATGCCGGCCTCTTGACTTGTTTAACGGGGGCATCCTCCTCTAGGGACACATCTAtatcatcatcatcgtcgtcgTCATCGACCTCCTCGCtgtcatcttcctcctcctcttcctcctcctcctcctcctcctcctcctcttcttcccaggGTAGGTCTGCATGGAAAGGGGGCAGGGCCTCGGAGCTCGGGGTCTCCACCTAGCTCCCATTCTGTGCCATGGGTCTTGTTCTCAGAGCTGCCCTGGGGAAGCCGGCCTCCTCGTGACCCTTTCTGGCCTGACAAAGTGGAGGCTTGGGTGGGGTGAGGGGTCCGGAAGCCCAGAGGGCTGGGATGGCAGGGGAAGCGGCCAGCTATGGCTCTGGCTGGGAAGGAGCCAGAGGAGGGGAAGGGTAGGCGGAGGTGGGGGTCCCCAGGAGCAGCTAAGGAATGCAGACCTCATCCTGAGGGAAGCGGAGGCTGCCAGGGGCTTGTGGTAGGACAGTGCCCTGAGGGAGGGGGGACAAGCGGACAAAGGAGGCTATGAAGGGAGTCAGCAGCTCCCTTCATAGGGAGTTACGGCTGGCTGGGGTCCATATTACTCTCCCAGCTCCATGCTTCACAACAGCTAACCTTCCAAGTGCGGGTCGTACTCAGCATCATGCAAACTTGTTCCTGAATATCCCGTGCATCCCTCCCAACTGCTCTTTGAAGATGAGAGCAAGTACATCCCACCCTCATGCTATAGGCAAGGGGACTGCGGCCCAGAGGCACCGGCAGGTAAAGGAGGACTTCCAGTCCAGACGACTGGCAATCACGCTGCCTTTGGGGATTTTCGCCAGTAATTCCAGAATCCCGAGCATTGGAGTGCCTCTTCCCTCCTTGGCCCTGTGCGAGGCACAGCACTCTGAGACTTTCCCCAGGTCCAGGATCTGACTTACTGTAACGTTCCTGGCCACTGAGGAACACAGGCCCAGAGCCAGCCCGCAGCTGGAAAGTGACTGGAGGAGAAAGCTCCAATCCCATGAGGACCACCTGCAAGGGGAGGATTTGAGGGCAGGAGCAGAGAAGATGGGCTGGCTCAGCTCTGGCAGCTGCCTGCAGGCTGGTCCCTGGCAGAAACCATCAGAACGGATCCCCCAGACCCCAACTAGACACATTGGGCCTCATGGTGTCATCAGCCCCTTCCTGTTGAGGTGGGCTCTGTCAGAGGAGAATGGGAATCTGATAAGCCCGTTCTTGTTAAAGATCCCAGACAGGCTTCCAAACTGAGGGGCTGCTGTTCCATAGAGAATTCTGACTGCTACTGACTGAGTTGTATCCCCAAATTCTTACGTGAAGCCCTAACCACCAGTGTGAGGGTATCTGCAGGTGGGGCTTTTGAGAGGTAATTAGGactagatgaggtcatgagagcCTCATGAGCCCTCAGGATGGGATGAGTGTCCTCTGTCCTCATAAAGCAGACAGAGCGTTCCCTCTGTTGCTGTCTCTCTgctgtgggaggagagagagcaggcagcTGCCGGCAAGCCAGGAACAGGGTCCTTTCCCAAATCCGACCATGCTGGCACCGTGTTttcagactttcagcctccagaactgggacaaaataaatgtctgttgtttaagcccctcactctgtggtattttgttagggcagCCCACCCAAATAAGACACTGACCAAATGAGAAAAGCAGACACCAAGTGGTATGTACAGTACCAGCAGTGTGGATGTACGTGCGAAGAAGTTAGACTTCTCTTAAGTGTGAGCCACAATTTTCAGTGCACagtacaatattttttttcttacgcTTCTGCAAACTTCCCAAATTTTCTGGAGTATTGATGATGATACTCCTGTTTACTGATTGCCTGCCGTGTGCCAGGCCCTAAGCCAAGCATTTTATGGGCTTTATCCATTGAGCTCCTCCTGACAGTCCCACAATGGAGATGTCCTGACTTTACAGAGGAGGGAACGGAGGAGGCTTCGGGAGAGGAATTTAGAGTTCTGGGCTCAGACAGGAAGGAGATAAGTGAAACTAAAACTCTGCAGCCATCAACACCTAGAAATGCTGGATAAAATGTGCTCCAATGTTTTCATTGCATGGCTGCGTAGTAAAACAGAAGGAAGGGGTCCCGTGCACCAGAAATGAAGGGGCAGCATGTGCAGGAGCTGAGAGAAGCTGAGGGGGGATGGGCCTGAAAACAGCTCTGGCCTGGAGTTTGTTTgccttaaaattatttacttatttgccagagagagggggaggcagagggagaagcagtctcccctgagcagggagcctgatgtggggctccatcctaggaccctgagatcttgacctgaaccgaaggcagatggctaactgactgagccacccaggcgccccatgacctTGGGTTTTAACACAAACTCATGGATGGGAGACAGGGCCTGGGCTCAAGAAAGGAGTGCTGTCATGGAGCCTGCTGAATGGAGGCCAGGACCCTCCAAGGGTTGTACCTCAATAAAAAGCTCCAGGGTCAGGGTGAGGTGAGGAGACTCCAGAATTCTAAACCCACCTACCAGGAACTCCTCCTCCCCCTACCACTGATGGAAGGAAATGCAAAAGGGATAAAAGAAGTCTCCTGTGAGAACCCAAAAACCCATGGCTGTACCTCTCACTCACACAAAGTTTGAATTCACTTGGTGAGTACTGCCTAGTCAAGAAACTTGTCTAAAATCCCAGGCTGGTGACATTCCTGGGCAAATGGCAGACACAAATGCAAAACTATTCCCTTGGGACACTGTCAATTTTCTTCACATGGAatactttcaggaaaaaaaaaaaaaaagaccctgaagaCATCTCCCCatctaaaattacaaaatattcttcctctccctctgccattccctctggtTGTACTCTCTGACTCTctatcgctctgtcaaataaataaataacatcttttttaaaaaaattatttatttgtcagagagagggatagaaagagcacaagaaggcagagagaagcaggctccccactgagcaaggagcctgatgtgggactcaatcccaggaccctgggatcatgacctgagctgaaggcagatgcttaaccagctgagacatccaggcaacccaataaataaaatctttaaaattataaatcagaCAAGACACAATCCCATTAGAGTGagcagaaggaaacaaaatgacGACAGACCAGCACAGGCAAGAACTTGAATCAAAAGAataacaatctaaaaaaaaaaaaaaaagaataacaatctAAACAATTGTGAAATTAGATCGATGaaagtcaaataaacaaaaataggaaTCAGAACCATGAGAAGAGGTATTAGGAGAAATAGAAAGAACCAAATGCACTTTCTAGACTGAACAAAGGGTTAAAAAGCAGAATAAACCAGCTGAAATAAGGATAAGTAAACTGGAATCGTGCTGTGAAGAAACTGCCCAGTACCCAGCAGAGAGAGATGAACAAAATATGAAAGAGAACCTGAGAGGTATGGAGGACAGAACGAGCAGATCCAATATGCATCTATTCACAGTAAGGGACTAGAAGCAATGGAGTCAATACACAGAGTAAACCAAGAGCTTCTAGAAACCATCAAGGACACGGATCCTCACATCCAGAAAACCCATGTcctgaacagataaataaaaacaaatgtgcaCCTGAACATTACATAGTGAAACAGTGGACAGCAAAAACAGAGAGTTTATCTTAAATAaaccagagaggaaacacagattTCCAAAAAAGGAACAATAACCAGACTGAAGGTTTTGACAGCAAcatca encodes:
- the NPM2 gene encoding nucleoplasmin-2, with the protein product MNLSSTSSASERAPRVMLWGCELNQEKRTCTVKAQKEGKQDCKLLLSTICLGEKAKEEMNLVEILPPACQEDKKTKPITIASLQASVLPMVVLMGLELSPPVTFQLRAGSGPVFLSGQERYNLPWEEEEEEEEEEEEEEEEDDSEEVDDDDDDDDIDVSLEEDAPVKQVKRPASQKQTSVAKKKKVEKEEEAVRSSLKDKSPVKKAKPTFKPKKPGSKK